The DNA region ATATTTACCATCATGCCGAAGCCGGGTACGAATTACTGAAAAATTCACCGCAGCTGGGAATGCTGGCTGAACCGATTCGACGTCATCATGATTGCTGGGACGGCAGCAGTCCTTCCGGGCTTGCCGGCCGGCAAATTCCTTTAGCAAGCCGGATTATTTGCCTGGCTGACCGGCTGGAGGTTTTACTGCGGGATGACCTGTTTATTTTTGAGCAAAGGCCGGAAATCTTATCGGCCATCCGTCAGCTCAGCGGCACTTATTTTGACCCTGATTTAGTAAAAGCGCTGCATGAGTTTGCCCGGCAGGAAAGCTTCTGGCTCGATTTGGTCAACCCCCATTATTATCAGAACTTTTTTCGCAATATTGACGTATACGGACTGATGAAGTTTACGATAGATGATGTGATCAACATTGCGGAGATATTTGCAACAATCATTGACCGGACCAGTTCATTTACGGCAATCCATTCACGCAGTGTTTCACTAATTGCGGCTTTTTTGGCTGAAGCCAGAGGCTACAGCTCAGAGGAAATTAAGGCAATGAGAATTGCCGGGTTATTACATGACCTGGGCAAATTGGCAATACCAAACGAAATTCTTGAAAAACCCAACAAATTGAACGAGTGGGAGTTCGCCGTTATTAAGCAGCACACGTATTATACTTACCGTATTTTGGCCCAGATTGACGGCTTTGAGATCATTGCCGAATGGGCGGCATACCATCATGAGACGCTTGACGGGACGGGCTATCCTTTCCGGATTGGTGAAAAATCCCTGCGGCTTGGCTCCCGTATTGTGGCTGTGGCGGATGTATTTGTGGCGCTGACCGAAAACCGGCCTTACCGGGCGACCTTGCCGCTGGCTGAAGTAGAAAAAATTATGCGGGCAATGGTTGCAAATCGTAAGCTGGACGGGACGATTACCGCTGATTTATTCGGCGGTTCTCATGCCTATGATCTGGCTCATCAGGCGGCAAGCATGGATCTTGATCAAAAACGCTAAGAAACGAACCACAGAGTACACAGAGTTAACGGAGGGGATACTAGGTTTAAAAATGCCCCGTAACCCTCTGTGTCCTCGGTGCACTCGGTGGTTCGTAAGTTGAACAACCGCTTAGACGGGCTGATTCGTTGAGCCTGGTTTGTGAAGCATTTGGGCAATGAATACAAAGTCGGTTTTTTATTTAATTTTAATAACGATAAATCCGCAATTGCCGGGTAGGATATTTTACGTT from Dendrosporobacter quercicolus includes:
- a CDS encoding HD-GYP domain-containing protein; protein product: MQFNIHPINLLRALSMALELSTGGLSRHHWRTALISSRIAEYTGLSNDEQHTIVYAALLHDIGAVSRWEEKQRLHHFKQAGPDIYHHAEAGYELLKNSPQLGMLAEPIRRHHDCWDGSSPSGLAGRQIPLASRIICLADRLEVLLRDDLFIFEQRPEILSAIRQLSGTYFDPDLVKALHEFARQESFWLDLVNPHYYQNFFRNIDVYGLMKFTIDDVINIAEIFATIIDRTSSFTAIHSRSVSLIAAFLAEARGYSSEEIKAMRIAGLLHDLGKLAIPNEILEKPNKLNEWEFAVIKQHTYYTYRILAQIDGFEIIAEWAAYHHETLDGTGYPFRIGEKSLRLGSRIVAVADVFVALTENRPYRATLPLAEVEKIMRAMVANRKLDGTITADLFGGSHAYDLAHQAASMDLDQKR